From Pseudomonas sp. B21-028, one genomic window encodes:
- a CDS encoding phosphatidylglycerophosphatase A yields MTDHPNQIPAEFVPPSVWRNPWHFLAFGFGSGTLPKAPGTWGSLVALPFIPLWQMLPDWGYWLMLGITMLFGFWLCGKVADDLRVHDHEGIVWDEMVGMWITLWLVPEGWYWLLAGFLVFRFFDILKPWPIRWIDRHVHGGVGIMLDDILAGVFAWLAMQGLVWCLT; encoded by the coding sequence CTCGGTCTGGCGCAATCCCTGGCATTTCCTGGCATTTGGCTTCGGTTCGGGCACTTTACCCAAGGCGCCAGGTACATGGGGTTCGCTGGTTGCGCTACCCTTCATACCGTTGTGGCAGATGTTACCGGACTGGGGCTACTGGCTGATGCTCGGCATCACCATGCTGTTCGGCTTCTGGTTGTGTGGCAAGGTGGCGGACGACCTGCGCGTGCACGATCATGAAGGGATCGTCTGGGATGAAATGGTCGGGATGTGGATTACCCTGTGGCTGGTGCCGGAAGGCTGGTACTGGCTGTTGGCGGGTTTCCTGGTGTTTCGCTTCTTCGATATTCTCAAGCCATGGCCGATCCGCTGGATCGACCGGCATGTCCACGGAGGCGTCGGCATCATGCTCGACGATATCCTGGCCGGGGTGTTTGCCTGGCTGGCAATGCAAGGACTGGTGTGGTGTCTTACCTGA